CCACGGGCGTGGCCGCGAGTGGACTGGCCGGCTGTCTCGGCGGGACGGACGGGGCAGGCGCCGGGGGAAGCGGGGACGAGGGCGGCACGGCGTCGCCGACGGGGACGACGACGGGGACGCCGATTCCGGGGGAGTCCTCGCTCCTGCTCAACTGGAAACCGAGCGGCCTGCACGTCCCCTACTTCGCCGCGAAGGCGAACGGCTTCTACGAGGAGGAGGGGCTGACGCTCGGGGAGATTCGGACGGGCGAGGGGTCGACGTTCTCCGCGAAGCAGACCGGCCTCGGCAACGTCGACTTCGCGGTCACCAGTAGCGATCAGGTGTTGAACGTCAACAGCCGCGACCTCTCGCCGCTGTCGGTGGGCGTCGTGATGCAGAAGAGCCCGGCAGTGGTGTTCTCCACCCGAGAGGCCTTCGGCGGCGAACTGACGAGCCCCGACCAGCTAGCGGGCAAGACGGTCGGTACCGGTCCGGGGATGGTCCGGATGCTCACCAGCCTCCTGCTCGAAGACGCCGGCGTCCGCGAGGACGTGGAGATGGTCGATACGGGCTACGACACCGTCCAGCAGCTCCTCTCGGGCGAAATCGACGCCGCGGGCGGCGTCTTCGGCGACGCGATCAGCGCCGAGGCACAGGGGTACACCGTCGACAGCCTCGCGGTGGGCGATTCGATTCCGTCCTACGGGCACGTAATCGCCACGAACCGCGAGTGGGCGGGGGACAACTCGGAAGCCGTGCGCGCGTTCCTCCGTGGCACCGCCCGCGGGGCGGCGTGGGCCCACCAGCGCCCTGGCGAGGCGACGGACCTCCTCGTCGACGCGAACGGCGTCCTGGAGGAGTCTCGCGACCAACAGCAGCAAAAGTGGGAGCGAATGGCTGACGGGTTCATGACCGGCGACGCGGTGGCCGACCACGGCTGGGGCTGGAGCGA
This window of the Haloplanus rubicundus genome carries:
- a CDS encoding ABC transporter substrate-binding protein — encoded protein: MSGTSRRAFLAATGVAASGLAGCLGGTDGAGAGGSGDEGGTASPTGTTTGTPIPGESSLLLNWKPSGLHVPYFAAKANGFYEEEGLTLGEIRTGEGSTFSAKQTGLGNVDFAVTSSDQVLNVNSRDLSPLSVGVVMQKSPAVVFSTREAFGGELTSPDQLAGKTVGTGPGMVRMLTSLLLEDAGVREDVEMVDTGYDTVQQLLSGEIDAAGGVFGDAISAEAQGYTVDSLAVGDSIPSYGHVIATNREWAGDNSEAVRAFLRGTARGAAWAHQRPGEATDLLVDANGVLEESRDQQQQKWERMADGFMTGDAVADHGWGWSESEPWQVVHDALAGADALGGEVDPASVWTNEYLDTDSRFVGSYTDVI